In Zingiber officinale cultivar Zhangliang chromosome 1A, Zo_v1.1, whole genome shotgun sequence, the DNA window ATTATTTCACACGCCATCAAAAAGAATAGGGTCGGGTGGAAAAGCCACAAAGTACCACTTCAAAGGACACGCCCTGTCCGAGATTGATGGAAAGGGAAAGCACCCTAGCTCGATGACTCTCTCGAGAGAATAAATAAACAGTTCTCCCAGGAGATCTTAAATGACCAACAATCATGACACTATAGGCCATTGATGATCGGGGAATAAATGGGAGCAACCGATCCAGAAGATCACCTAATCAAATTTGACAACATGGTAATGCTCAACCAGTTTACCGATGGAGTCAAATGTCGAGTATTCCTTACCACGCTCTCTGGATCAGCCAGAGGTGGTTCAGGCGGCTGCCGATCGGATCGATATGCAACTTTAAAAACTTCCAGACAGCATTCCTCCAACATTTCACGAGCAACTGCTACTATCAAAAGATGAATGTCAACTTGTTCGTGGTCAAACAAGGGCCCAAGTAAGTATTGCGGGCCTATATTATGAGGTTTAACCAAGTGGTCATGGAGGTTTCATCAGCTACTCCGAAAATCTGAGTGAGTTCTTTTTCATAAGAACTGGTGGATGATGAATTCTTTCAGTCACTCATCAGAAAACCCCCGAGAGACTTCAATCATCTGCTCGGGCTGGCTACCAAGTATATCAATATCGAAGTTCGATACCTAGGCAGCTTGGAAAAAGGAAGTGATCCTCGAGCTAGTCTCGGTTCAAGAGCATCGAGCGACCCATATACACCAGCCACCCAAGGGGTCCTCAGCGGGCACAGCGCAACAACACCCAGAGCCTAAACCCATGTTGTTCAGCATGTGAAGGTCGAGCAGACGAAGATCGTTGAGCCTAGACCATGAACGCCGCTCTTTTGTTCCTATCATCGATCACCAACGCACAACACCAGAGACTACTATCATCTCAAACGGAAGCCACGCTGATCGACACCTTCAAGATTTTGTCGTCGGTCCCTGATGCTCAATCGTCGCCATCACAACTGATTGGGAGGACAACAAGAGGGCATGCAAGGAGATTAGCAACACCAACAGTAGCTCCTGCGAAGAGAGTACAAGAGGCCCGCATGAGCATCTACCGAGCGGTCATGCCCGTCAGCccgagaagaagagaaatgaagtAACGCTACTTGAGGTGATATCGGTATGATCGCAGGAGGCTCAACGGTGACTCCAACCGGGTTCAGAAGTCACATGCCTAACGACTGGAAATACACGCTGTCGGGTGCAGTAAAGAGAATGCAGAAGAGTTAGAGATCAGTTTAGGCCCTCAGGACTTTGAGGGAGTAGAAGTCCCACATGATGATGCATTGATCATCACTgcaacaattgctaattataatattcttaatatTTTCATAGATATAGGGAGTTCGATGAACATCATATTTAAGAAAGCATTCGAGCTGCTTCAGATTAAGCGAAGTGAGCTCCAACCCATGACAATATTATTATATGGATTCACAGGTAATGAAGTGTTGCCGATCGACTAGGCTCGGCTGACCATATCACTTGCGGAGGATCCGCTTAGATGGACGAGGATGACCAACTTCATTCTGGTGGGCACCCCGTCCGCTTACAACGTTATATTGGACCGACCGACACTCAATGAATTTTAAGCGGCGTCTCCACAttctgccagaagattaagttcccggtagAGAACTCGGTCGGGGATGTAAGGGGTGACCAGCTAGCTGCCCGTCGGTGCTACGTTGAAATGGTAAAGACGGAGGTGTGTGCCGCTCAGAAAGCACAGCGGCTAGAAGTGAATGCAATCCTTGAAGAGCCTCTTGCACTGTTCTACAACGAAAAAAAGAAATCTAAGTGCAACCCAGTCGGTCGAAGGCCACTACTTTCATTGCGGCTAATCTTTGCAGAAAAGAAGATGGAGCTGATCGCCTATTTAAGGCAAAACCACGACGTGTTTGCTTGGGTGACTCACGCGCTCCCGAGAATCTTGCCGAGTGTAGCAcaacatgaattgcatgtccgaccaaATGTCTGGCCAGTGAAACagataaaaagagattttagctcAGACTAGAATTAGATCATCCGAGAGGAAGTAGAGAAACTACTAGAGGCCGGGCACATCCGCGATGTACAATTTTCGAGCTGGCTAactaatgtggtgctagtctcgaAGTCGGGTAATAAATGACGGATGTGCATTGACTTCCGAGACTTGAACAAAGTCTACCCAAAGGACTACTATCCGCTGTCGCGTATTGATTAAATGGTAGATTTCACGGTGAGTTGCGAGCTGATATACATATTGGACATGTACCAGGACTATCATCAAGTATCGCTCATAAAGAAGGATCAAAAGAGTGTCAATTTTATCATGGTTAACAGGACCTTTTACTACAATATGATATCGTTTGGCTTGAAGAACATCGAAGCTATCTATAGACTGATGAATAAAATAATTCGAAGGTAAATTGATCAAAATACGAATGGTATTGCTTTGGGCTAAAACAATACATAAAATAAAGATAAAGCATAActaattaatcattatttttcTCTGCTGGTACAATTTAGAGTGACTTAAGAagatgaatttatttttaatatatataaataagtacggaaaataatgaaatacatatataaattttaatatttaagcatgcaatggctTCCACTGATGTCAACGGAAGCTGATGTAAGCGTCGAGTTGTCCGGTGAGGGTTGTGTTCGTCGCATGAACTTCAGAGGTCAGGAGGTAGCCTCTGGCCAACCGGAATTTTCCGGTGCCGCCGGTGATGGCCCGTTCGAACAAGGTCCCCAGCGGGGCCACCGGGAACAGTCCCTGCAGGGCGAGAGAGCTGCCGTTGTACTCGCCGGCGGTGAAAACCAGCTGGAAGTTGGTGAGGCCAGAGTTCTCAGCCATGCTCGACCCGACTCCCATGCCCTGATTCCGACCGATAATAGGCGAGTCGGTCTCGACCCCGGCTCGGAGAAGGTTGTCGTAGACGTAGACGTTGCCGAATCCGGAGACGGAGGAGGAGCTGGTGCGGTGGACTGAGTAGACGACGGTTGCGTTGGGTCCGGAGCCGAGGATCCTCTCGTGGTTGTAGAAGCGCAGGTGCACGTAGCCGTTGCGGTTGGGGGAGGAGGCAGTGGCGGCGGCGGCCAAGAGCacaatgaggaggaggaggaggaggaggagggaggaggagggAGCAGATGATGCCATTTTCATGGAGATGAAGTAATTTAATTCTGAAGTAATCGAATGGATGCGTTAAGCGATGGAACGATGGTGTTTATATATATAGCGGCATGGATATGCGTGTGGGGTCGCATAATAATTTTATGCAAAAGAGCCAGGTCGCATACGTCTCTAGCTCCACAAATACTAGCTAACGGAAACACAGCAACGGCCAAATCAATTATTATGGACTCTGGAGCGAGTCGCGGGGATATCCGTGTCCTGCAAATGAGAATCCATGCAACACATTTACACAGAAAATTAAACTTCTGGACGATCATCAAATTATATAATTAGTAATAATCGTTTAATTTAGAGACTTAATCCAACTTAATTAAATATGCATGCCGTGTGTCTTTGAGAACTTTCACTCGGAACACGAGGAACATGTACAGGAATTCCCTCCGATATCGATTTCATTGACTTAATCTATGGCAACTTTGTGGATAGAAATATTCACTATATAATATTTCTAGGTATTAAAATTTTGTGGAtagaaataattaaatctaatgatTTCAATCTAGAAACATAACGAAGATGCCGGATCTTTAACGTTATTTCTCGTGATACTGCAGTTTGAAATCAGTTATACAAGAAGTCAAGGTTAACACATGACGTGAAGTGTGTAAGTAAATATGTAGACTTTGACCAGATAGATACCTCTAGAAAAACAACAGCTTCTTTATTAGAAATCATAAGCAATTAATGGAATATAGataatattcattttttttatttctctttttgAATAATATGCAGTCAAGATTCAGTTATATATAAACGTCAATTATAGTAGATAGATCAATCGCACTGTTCATGATTTAATTAATTGAGTCTAGTTGAAATGGTGCAATAGTTGAAATATAAGatattattatataaaattttaggGTCGAAATTTAACGTATTCAAGTATATTTTCTTTATGTCTTAACCATTTATATTAATAACTATTaattattcatgatttattttcttttttatctaGGAACGGATTAACAACTAGGACGAAAAAAATTACCTTTTATCATCTGATTTAATtaattgactttgacttgacttgaACATCTGTAAATATTTTATAAAGCGTAAACAAAAAAATGTGATAAAGATGATATCGGATACGGCACGTTATTTTGACTTAGCTTGTCGAAACTAATATGTAACTACTTTaattagaataaaaaattattatacgtACTCACATTATGTAAAATGCCAAACGCAAAAGGACACGTAATAAGTCAAGATTGGGCCGGGATTGCTAAATTCGTTTGGAACATGAGTAACTAAAATCTATATATATTCTTGAAACATCAGCACagaaaaatgaataaataaatatttaatgacGGTGATTAACATTCCATTTGTCATAGATAGCGACAGAAATACAAAATGTCTGTCACAAAGTTCCGATATACTGTAAGCCGCTAAATTCAATATTTTAGCGAAGGATTAACGAAAGACGAACTAATATATTTTCGGACGTTATTAGCGACGGTTTAATTTAATATCCGTCGTTAATAGTgacaaattaatatattttttctccCGTTTATAGACGGATTAGGTTATTTTTCATCGCTAATAATGAcagattaatttaatatttatcacTAATAACGATGGATTACTTAATCTATCGCTCCATTTAACTGGTGGGAAGTTGCAAAtcctaatatatgcaatttagCGATGGATAATTAATCCATTGCTATTAGTAACAGATAGGAAATT includes these proteins:
- the LOC122009042 gene encoding dirigent protein 2-like translates to MASSAPSSSLLLLLLLLIVLLAAAATASSPNRNGYVHLRFYNHERILGSGPNATVVYSVHRTSSSSVSGFGNVYVYDNLLRAGVETDSPIIGRNQGMGVGSSMAENSGLTNFQLVFTAGEYNGSSLALQGLFPVAPLGTLFERAITGGTGKFRLARGYLLTSEVHATNTTLTGQLDAYISFR